The genomic window TTCAGGAATACACAAAGACCTGGAACATTGTGCCGCATTTTATCTTTCAAATATGACCTGGTTGGTATTTCAGAGGGGGGTCCACGGTGTCCAAGAATCGTCACTATGACAAACTCGAGTGATCATTTGTGAGCtggcacaaacaaacaaaaccttttccccaaCGTTGTTATTCCGTTATTCATGAGAATTAAGTTAGATCAGTGAGCCACAGTCCAACTATCACATCCTTGAACACTGGAGTttcgagagagatggggaaagttTCCCCTCTCGCTTCCTTTGGGGAAGAGTGCCCCTCAGATCATTAAAAACATTCTCGAGAAGCAGAACATCATAGATCAGACTCTGCTACTGCGCGCTGTCAGAAAAATGCCATTCCCATTCACAATCAAAGGCACAACGCATGAAAACATCCCGTCAGACACAGATAGAGCCAAACTGAAGTTAGAAAAATGAAGAACTTCACCAAGACTTCAGACCCTGAAATAggttacagactacaaagaggGTTTCCACTATATCCGAGCGCTGGCCGCGCACCGGGGGGCGACTTCACCTGGTCTGGGTTAGGCTACTCTAAGAGGAAAAAGTCAACAGTAGCCGAACTTCCTTTCCGTGCGGACGGCTGGATTACAGTCTCACACACAGGGCTACTGGTTCCGAAAATTAAAACTCCCTCGggtaaagaaaaaaaacaagtggAGTTTATACCATTGATCAGTTTCAACTGGATAGTTGAGGAGCGTTCTTGTAAAGTAACGGTTTTGAAATTCCACGATGTACATGGAGCGGTCTAAATGCGCACACATGCCTCCTCGGTCGGGGTCGAGGTATGCTCCCCCTCATTCCAAATTGTGGTAAAAGACAGGGCTCACTCTTTGCTATTTGTGGCACACACACCAGTCCTCCCTTGGCTCATTATTTAGAGAAAGGAGTTGGAGCCCTGCTTTGTTTCAGTCAGATGTGGTGAGAGAGAGGCTACTGAAAAGGTTCCCTTTCAGAGCAAGGGCTGAAAACATGTTCCCTTTATTTGGTGAAGTTGTAAGTTCTCCAAGACACCTCAGGTTCCTTCTAAAAAATATATAGCTATTATGGCAGTTTTGTATATAACAAAAAAGTGAATACAATCAATGACCAAATTTGGTACAACCAAATCCCCTTGTGTGTGAGGGTTGCAACACTGCTGGTTTTCATTACATTCCTCGAACCAGGGAATgattagacctgggacaccatgtAGGTGAGCTGACTCATGGTAAATCAGTGGCATTCATTAATACAATTCCtgccaaataaagaaaaacagcaGTACATCAGCCCTTGAGGACATGATTGAATAGCCCTGTTAGTACTGCATTTGTTGAGAGGTCAAATGCAATGTTAATGGGGCGAGCAGGTCACCATTAAAACAAAGCGGTGTAATGGGTTAAAAGCTTACTTCattatttgatgttttaaaaaaaaaaactctacaccacctttaccccacacacagagatgatTTCAAAGATATCCCTTGctctccttttggcaaatctgaacataattctatctaaaaactaaagcagggagtatcagtgacttgctcaatacggaGGTGgccagatgacgcagatgctaagctacaggactgtttcactagcacagactgaaatatgttccagGACTCATACGATGGCATTGAGgcgtataccacatcagtcaccggattcatcaataagtgcatcccCAGTAATGCACATTGTccccagtgaccgtacgtacataccccaaccagaagccatgtattacaggcaacatccggactgagctaaagggtagagctgccgctttcaaggagcgggactctaacccagacgcttataagaaatccctctatgccctccgacgaaccatcaaacaggcaaagcgtaaaCACAGGACTAacattgaatcctactacaccggccccgacgctcatcggatgtggcagggcttgcaaactattacgaactacaaagggaagcccagccgcgagctgcccagtgacacaagcgtaccagacaagctaaattacttctattgcgcttcgaggcaagcaacactgaagcatgcatgagagcaccagctgttctgggcgactgtgtgatcacgctcgccgtagccgatgtgagtaatgTTGACCCAGACTGTCTGTTCTGAGGATTATCTTATCTGATTAGGACAAATGTCCTTGAATGTGTAACTGATGTGTGTCCTATGACTGTAActaacctttaaacaggtcaacattcccaaggccacagggccagatggattaccaggacgtgtactgcgagcatacgctttactgacatgttcaacctgtccctgtccgagtctgtaatacctaagttataagcagaccacaatagtccctgtgcccaagaataccaaggtaacctgcctaaatgactaccgacccgtagcacgtctatagccatgaagtgctatgGAAGGCTAGTTATGGTGTgcacttcaacaccatcatcccagaaaccctatatCCATTTcgatttgcataccaccccaacagatctacagatgacgTAATCTTTATTGCACTCAACACcaccctttcccacatggacaaaaggaacacctatgtgagaatgctgttaattgactacagcacagcgttcaacaccataataccctcaaagctcatcactaagctatggaccctgggactaaacacctccataggcaacaacacatctaccacgctgatcctcaacacagggggccTTCAggtgtgcgtgcttagtcccctcctgtactccctgttcacccatgactgcgtggccaagcatgactctaacaccatcattaagtttggcgACGACACCATGAtggaaggcctgatcacagacaatgatgagacagcctatagtgaggtcagagagctggaagtgtggtgccaggacaacaacctctccctcaagatgatcaagacaaaggggaTAAtcctggactacaggaaacggagggccgagcacacccccattctcatcgatggggctgtagtggagcaggttgagagcttcaagttccttggtgtccacatcaccaacaaactatcatggtccaaacacaccaaaacagtcgtgaagagggcacgataacacctatttcccctcaggagactgaaaagttttggcatgggtcttcagatcctcaaaaagttacagctgcatcatcgagagcatcctgactggttgcatgactgcctgctatggcaactgctcggcctccgagcgcaaggcactacagagggtagtgcatacggcccagtacgtcactggggccaagcttcctgccatccggaacccctataccaggcggtgtcagaggaaggccctaaacattgtcaaagactccagctaccctagtcatagactgttctctctgctagtctatgcttctacccccaagccataaaactgctgaaccgctaatcaaatggctacccagactattttcattgaCCCGCTCCCCCTTTTTTTgaatgctgctgctactcgctgtttattatcttgcagtcactttaccactaccttcatgtacatattacctaaactatcttgtacccccacacattgacacggtactggtaccccctgtatatagtgtcgtttttgttgctgtttttaaatatttttttatttagttaatttagtaaaaaaaaatcttaaatctccgttgttggttaagggcttgcattTCACAGTAAGTTTGTATTCAGCACGTGCGACAATTAATTGGTACATTTTGCAACAGTATAACATTTGTGTCGGTACAACACTTATAAAGCAATCAGTCCACATTGTAAGCCCACTGTGAATCAAAACATTGGTGATTCAACAGCCATCTACATTTTGATTGTGTAGTCAAATACAATGGATACCTAGAGCTATGAAGTGTAACAGTTTGATCAAGAAGAGAGGCCACCGTTGACAGATGAAGCCAGGAAACACGTGAAATACCAAAAGAACTTGATCACTTTATTGGATTTTTTTCTTTCTACATCTCTGGAAACTTTTACACACCATCTCAGTACAGAATGActagacacatacacacgcacatacagaAAAATGTACACTCAGACATACACGCTTCAGTTGACTGATCTTACACTGTACATTCCGAACTCTTCAGCTTTACAGGACTCAACGGTGGAGGGTCACTCATATTCATCCATACTTTACCTGAAATGACCACCGTCCCAATCATCACCCTCATATTTTCAAAGTCATAGTTGCGTTTCATCAATTCGTTTACAATTCAAATTAAAACTTGTAGAGGGGTTGGGTTTTGTAGTCCAATAAACACCCATGGAGTACATTTCCCAGTCTGTGTAATTTTACTGTAATGAGCACTTCTTGTTGCAGCCGTGCTTAGAAGCAGGAAGGGGGGGGCCCTTCCTGTCACAAGGGGAAAGGCGAGGAATGTCTGATgaatgggggagagaaggggtgcACCGAGGCTCAACATTCAGGAGGGGGACAATGGACACCCAACCAGGGTGTGCGGTTTCAGGAAGTCTTGGCTCGTTTTGATTTTCCAGTCAGGTGTCTCATCCAAATATTCCCGCAGGAGACTGACCCTGCAATGACAACCTTTGACCCCACTGTTTTGACCCCTGAGAGGttacacagacaggcaggtgaataagaatactgtgtgtgtggccacaacaggtacacacacttgTTTGGGAGGAACTAGTTGATATAGCATTGACAGTTGGTTTTGCGGGGTAAGGGTGTGGAATGGGATAGGGGTGGTCCTGGATGAGGAGCAGGGTAGTAGAGGTGGGGTGTCTATTTGTGCCTGCTGCCTCTCCTCTTCATGGCAGTAGTACACTGGGGGCAGTACCACTTCCCCTTGGGGGCTTCTGTTAGGCCCACGCAGCCGTAGTGGAACCACTCGATGGGGcactgcacaaacacacacagggcacTCAGGTTAGCTCATACCTCATCTCTCATTTGACAAAGTCATATGTGAAAGTAATGTGGTAACAGTTGTAGAACATGAGAAAAGCACTCCCAAATGGAAATGGGTACTTACGTCTTGATTATCACAGCCCACCATTTCTCCATAAGACACCTTTAACAAGAGAGAAGCCATTTTAGTTAACCTGTCAGCTGTAGTTGTGTGCTGTCCAGTGTGAGAGAGTGTCTCTggatgtgtgtgtacctggttgcaGATGCAGTAGCGGGGCTCGTTGGGGTCGTaggtccagtccacctggttgttgGTCTCAGACTCTGGGAGGGCCGAGACCTGCTGCGACAGCTCCTGGGCGAGGGCTGAAGAAGAGGAGCATGACGACagggatgaagaagaagaggaggacgacgacTGGTGGTTGGAAGACTTGGTGTTGCCCCTGTGGAGGGGGAGAAAAGACAAACAGTTTAGACTAGatctccatgtttcatcttcatTTATTTATTCATGCTGTAAGGGTGGAGCTGGAAAGCATGGCTGGCATAATGTGGCGTGACATCATGGGACTGGACACTGAAATGATGTTGCGTGATTTGACATCTGTTCATCCGATGTGGGGGGATGCAGGGTAGATTGACACGGTTTAATAAGGCATGAAATTATGTGATATCACTGGAGAAGACCACCAGCTAGGGATTGTCATGCTTGTCTAAGCGTACGGGGGCTGTGCGTGTGCATATAAGCTGTGTCGTACTTGGTCTTGCGTCCGCCGCGGGAGTCGGAGGCGATGGCTGAGCCGGCTGGGGTGAGGGTCTGGGTGAGGGTGTTGGCCAGTGCGGAGGTGGAGTAGGCCCCCGTGGTATCCCGGGAGGTCAGGGAGAACTCCCTCCCCAGCTGGAAGTCATTGTTCTTAATGGCCTCGTAGCTGGCCTTTAGACTGCTAGTCCTCCTGCCCTCCTTCATCTGACATgaaggggaggggaaggaaggcacagacagagaaagaagatGGGaaaggcaggtagagagagagagacacacatagccaTGAACAGGGTTAGTTACAGTCATAGGACACACATCAGTTACACATTCAAGGACATTTGTCCTAATCAGATAAGATAATCCTCAGAACAGACAGTCTGGGTCAAGATACTGATACCGATCCCCATCACTTCAGCACACATTTGAATAAATCAGAGGGCCGTGGAGTTGGgtgtaagtctgtgtgtgtgaaaaatAATGTTTGTGTTTATACCTGTGCGGTGGCCTGTACAGCCTGCGCTGCAGCCATGGTGATGGCCCCTGCCCCAGCCCCAGGCCCAGCAGGCAGAGAGCTGAGGTTGTAGGAGGCCAGGGGCTGGGACGAGTTCACACTGTACACGTTGTTAGAGGCTGACGTCGTGCTGTTGGTGCGACAGCCCGGTGTGTTCTCCTTGGAGGCGTCTGACGTAAGTGTGGAGAGCAGGGCTTCAGATTTGAACTTCTTCTCTGGGACGTGCTCTGTAGTGTGGTGGCTCGGCTGCGTGGTGTACttcctctctgtcacacacaaacacaacgtGAATTACTACCTTCATGACCTCACATAGGAAAGCAGCAAATAATCTACACAAACAAAGCTCTTTAGTCAATATACATTTTTCTTCCGACATGAAACAACTTCAAAAGAAAGTCGACCAAACAGCCAAGACTTGTACTTACTCTCCACGGTGGTGTGTGAGTGGACGTGGTGGTTATTGACAGGCTGAGAGGGGCTGTCCATCTCTAGGGATCCTGACAGAGGACAGAGAATGTTAGAGCTGGCTCTCAGTGACAACACTGACAGACACAACAGTTGACTTAACAGGGTCATTTTTAggtcaatactgccccccagcagGGCTGAAATATCCCGATGGGAAGATTGATACCATCCCACTATCGCAACCGAAACAAGAATAGAAAAAAAGCAGCCCGTCAGTCCAACATTCTGACAGGGTCAAGAGAGTTCACTTCTCTGGtgcaggggttccgctagcgacccatctcgacaacatccggtgaaattgcagatcgccaaattcaaaatacagaaagagTCATAATAAACTTccataaaaatacaagtgttatacatcagtttaaagattaacttcttgttaatccagccgctttgtcagatttcaaaaaggctttacgacgaaaatcctacaaacattttccagccaagtataggagtcacgaaagtcagaaatagcgataaaattaatcacttacctttgaagatcttcatccggttacagtcacaagagtcccagctacacaataaatgtttgttttgttcgataaagtccctctttatatcccaaaaactcagcTTTGTTGGCGCGGTTTGTTTAGTAATCCACAGGTTAAAAGGctgtcaaaacatgcagacgaatacatcctaatagtaccggtaaagttcgttgaaacatgtcaaacggtgtttataattaatccccaggttgtctattgtctaaataatcaataatatttaaaccggacaatcgcgtattcaatagaaaggaaaaacaacgaagggcgcgcaaACCAGCTCTGCTTGATTCTACAGTCCACTGACAAAacggtctcattcttcttcatttttcagaaaacaagcctggaacaatgtctaaagaatgttgacatctagtggaagccataggaactgcaatctgggtcctaccCATTTAGATATTCTAtgggcattcaattgaaaactacccacatcaaaaaaatcccacttcctggatggatttcatctgccatatcagttctgttatactcacagacattattgtaacagttttagaaacgttatAGTGTTTTCTATGCAAATCTAAtctatatgcatatcttagcttctgggcctgagtaacaggcagtttactttgggcacgcttctcatccagacgtcaaaatactgccccaaAGCCAAAACAGGATAAGATGAAGGGGATGGGGCTTCTGTGGTGTTGTGATAGACAGATGTGACTCACGTCTCTCCAGAATCTCAGTGATGCCAGCATTGTCAGCCTCCAGCTCCATCTTGAACTTAGCAAGCTCCTGGTCCAGCTTCCTCAGGTGACGGTCCACCTGCAACACACACCCCATTATATACCATACTGTTCATACCCCACAATATAGATGTTGAACAAACACCCCAGGATTTTACACATTTGATATTGATCTATTTCATAGTGAATATTCAAAGACAGAAACATCAATATCTaaataaacattaaaaacacTTGAAAAGACTGACATTCTAGTGACTTCCAAATTATTCACATTGTTTGCCTGCCACCTAGTGGCACAGACCGCAcagtcctgaacagaacacttTATATTTTAGTGGTGACATGCACCCACAAATCATCCTACAAAAGGCTACCAGCGATAAAGATTCTCCTCTAACTCCCCTTGTCCCTACCTTTTCATAGAAGTGGTTTCTCATGACCCATTAGACAAACCAGACATCGTTAGACAGAGCTCCATCTTGGCATTCAAATTCCAACTCACCAGATCATAAATCTGATTGGCCAGCTGTACTTTCTCATCTGCATCCTCCAATGCTTTATAATAATCCTGAAACAGAGATAAAGCAGTCAGAGGCTGACACAATGTATAAAAAGAAAAACATTTGGTGAACCAACACGGGCACTTGCTTTACTCTTCTTACTAGCTCCGAcgttgctgatagctactttaagGAAAAATGTACTGAAATGTTGATATatgttgtcccacctagctatgctaagatgaatgcactaactttaagtagctctggataagtgtctgtTATATGACTAAAATGCAAATGACAAAGAAAACTACAAAAAGTGTTATAGTACAGCTTATCGTAAAACATTTATGGAGTTAAAAGAACAAACTGTATTTTTTAAAAGGGAAATATACATAAGACTTATTTGGCACCTTTTTGATGACTCCCATCTGCTCTTCCCTCCACTCTGGCTTGTTCTTCTTTGCATTGACAAAGAACTCATTCACCCTCTGCTCCAACTGGTCCATGGCATCTACAGCAAATGGGAGGGGTGAGTTATCTGGACAGGTGTGTCTGAGGCACACCTAATGATATGGGTTTATACTCTGCATGCATGTGGAAGAATTCATATTGATTTGTACTTCAATGCTGACCAGAATAGCTAATATTACATGCAGTGTCTGTGGACCAGAAGGCTTGTGATTAAAACTACCAGTGAACCCTAaacaccagtggttcccaaccttttccaTTACTATACcccaactgaattttgctctgcctgGAGTACACACTCATGTGCATtataccagtaggcctatggtctcagTACCCCCCTAAATTAATATTGGTGCATGTTCTAGTTAGCAAACAGCTCGTGTAAATGTAGCTAGTTATAGTCACATGAAAAAAAAATTATAAGTAGCCAAATGTATAACGTTGATACTACATGTGATGTGTACGCCCCGAATCCATGTCCCCTGTTTTGTTTACATTCAACAAACGTTAGTTGGACCTCTATATGGAAAACAAATATAACATGCTTTTATGTTGTAATTTCTAACCCTAGCTAGAATTATACAAACCCGTTAACTTTCTCAGGTTATTGAAAGTTGCTGCAATGTTATACTAGCCAAGTTCGCTAACACTAGCTGTGTTAGCTATACAAATAAAAACACTGTatttaacacatttttatttggccaCTAATTAGTGTTAAGAGTTCAACTCTTATCTACATGAGCCCAAAAAGTGCGAAACTGAGAATGTGTTTTTCAACTTGAAAAATGCTCGCCGGTGAAGTGTTTGTAGACTGTCACGCTGTAACAGTGCATACTCTGAACTTGCAGGTCCATCTCTCTCATTTCCGTAAACCTGTCGCGGAGATCCATGGGTAGCTGCTCGATCACTGCCAGCGAGAAGAAAAAGCGATTATAGGAGTTAGCATGGCTAGGCTAACAGTCCGGGCGCGCTTCGGCTAAAATGATGCACATTTACGACAGTAAATACACAAATAATACCACCCAGACGTAAAATAAACGTAAATACTCACTCTCGAGGTAATCCTCTAGGTACAACATCTTGGCAAATTAGATATTTTAGGCGTTTATGAAAATAATTTGTGTCTTTCAATATGGCGCCGCAAACCGCTGTGTCCCGAAGAAAAAATACCACTGACAAACTGAGGTCAGAGAAAGTGACGTCAGTAGAACGTAGAATGTGATTGGCCAGACATGGAGTTGAGTGCTAAACTTCAAAAGTCCGTTAGTTCATGTAGTTCATAGACATATTCATTTCAAACATTGACTGAAATAACATAATTAAGCTTTTCCAACCaggtaaatacattttaattatcaAACTTCAATACAAATGCGctattttaaattaatttaaatTAATACTTGATTAAAAGGAAATATCTTATTTGTAGCTTCAATGCAGGTGAGCAACAATAATGCTCATCTGGCACAATTGATATTGTGTAGGGTAGGCCTAGACACACATTGAATTGAGATATTATTTAACTATAACGAACACATTCAACTATAAGTAACACACTGAGAAAATAAAATAACACCCCCATTTGAATAGTCTAACAGATTGTCAGTCCATTATAGgcctgatatacagtgccttcagaaagtattcacaccccttgactttttccacattttgttgtgttacaaagtgggattaaaatggatttaattgtaatttttgtcaacaatctacacaaaatgtcAAAGTGAAGGAACAATTCAAACATTTgtacaaaaaaaa from Oncorhynchus mykiss isolate Arlee chromosome 15, USDA_OmykA_1.1, whole genome shotgun sequence includes these protein-coding regions:
- the LOC110490329 gene encoding inhibitor of growth protein 3, with translation MLYLEDYLEMIEQLPMDLRDRFTEMREMDLQVQNAMDQLEQRVNEFFVNAKKNKPEWREEQMGVIKKDYYKALEDADEKVQLANQIYDLVDRHLRKLDQELAKFKMELEADNAGITEILERRSLEMDSPSQPVNNHHVHSHTTVEKRKYTTQPSHHTTEHVPEKKFKSEALLSTLTSDASKENTPGCRTNSTTSASNNVYSVNSSQPLASYNLSSLPAGPGAGAGAITMAAAQAVQATAQMKEGRRTSSLKASYEAIKNNDFQLGREFSLTSRDTTGAYSTSALANTLTQTLTPAGSAIASDSRGGRKTKGNTKSSNHQSSSSSSSSSLSSCSSSSALAQELSQQVSALPESETNNQVDWTYDPNEPRYCICNQVSYGEMVGCDNQDCPIEWFHYGCVGLTEAPKGKWYCPQCTTAMKRRGSRHK